The Pseudalkalibacillus hwajinpoensis DNA window AGAATAACACTTCAAGAGAAGAAAGGATGAAAGGGCATGAATTTGGACTTCACCCAGTTCGTGCCTAATATTCCCTACATCCTGCAAGGAATATTGGTCACGTTAAAATTTGTTAGTGTATCAGCAATCGTAGGATTTGTGCTCGGAACAATTCTCGCACTATTTAAAATAGGTAGAGTTCGCTTCCTAAGCTGGATAGCTGATGCGTATACGTCAGTCTTTCGTGGAACCCCGCTTATTTTACAGCTTTTATTATTTTATCATGCGACACCGCAGCTGACTGGATATGACATCAGTGCTTTTGAGGCAGGCGTACTTTCTTTTGGATTGAATTCCGCTGCTTATATTTCAGAAATCATTCGCGCAGGAATTCGTGCAGTGGACTCTGGACAAAATGAAGCAGCGGCAGCCCTAGGAATCCCTTACAGGCCAATGATGCGAGACATCATTTTACCTCAGGCGATGAAAAACATCCTACCTGCATTAATGAATGAATTTATTACACTCACGAAGGAATCGGCGATTGTATCAGTGATCGGGGTATTTGACATTATGCGCCGAAGTCAGATTGTTGCTGCAGAGAAGTTTAAATATTTTGAGCCGCTTTTAATAGCCGGGATCATTTATTATTTACTAGTGATGGTTTTAACACTAGTTGGTAAGCTTGTAGAAAGGAGGATGAGCCGCAGTGATTAAGGTAGAAAACCTCCAAAAGAAATTTGGGAATCTTGAAGTGCTAAGCGATATATCAACTTCCATTCATAAAGGAGATGTTGTAGCGGTTATTGGTCCTTCAGGGTCTGGAAAGTCGACACTACTTCGCTGCATGAATAGATTAGAAGATGCGACAGCTGGATCCATTTGGATAGATGATCAAAAACTAACTGACTCGCAAACAAACATTATGGAATTGAGACAGAAAATCGGTATGGTCTTTCAACATTTCCATCTTTTCCCTCATAAAACAGTTTTAGAGAATCTCATTTATGCCCCGATGAAAGTGAAAGGGATCAGTCGTAAAGACGCTGAAGAAAAAGCACATCAATTGTTAGAGCAGGTTGGATTATCCGTAAAGGCGAAAGAATATCCTAAGCGATTATCCGGGGGGCAAAAACAGCGGGTGGCGATTGCGCGAGCTCTTGCAATGGAACCGAAATATATGTTGTTTGATGAACCCACCTCGGCTCTAGATCCTGAAATGGTTAAAGAAGTTCTTGATGTCATGAAAAGTCTAGGTGAAACCGGGATGACGATGGTAATTGTGACACATGAAATGGCGTTTGCAAGAGAGGCAGCAGATCGAATTTTATTTCTTGATGGTGGAAGGCTAGTAGAAGAAGGCAGGCCATCAGAATTCTTCGATCGTCCTAAAACCGAACGAGCAAGAACATTTCTCGAAAAGGTATTGTGAGAGAGCGAACCAGCGCGTTCGCTCTTTTTTTTATAAATGTGACCATGAAAGCGTTATATTCAAAAAAGAAGTCTGTTCAACAGGGCGAAAATGGTTTAAACTCTGTTAATTGAAGGATATTATGGAAGTAACTCCAGTTGGAAGGAAGTATGGTAGTGAAAGTGAAAATTGGTTATCGAACGCTAAAAACCGCAATAGGAACCGGGGTAGCAATCACAATTGCACAGCTATTTTCCCTTGAAAATTACGTTTCGGCTGGAATTTTAACGATACTATGTATCAAACCTACTACAAAAAGGTCATTTCGAAGCTCCTGGGAGAGGTTTATAGCTTGTATACTAGGGATTGTTTTTAGTGCTGCTTTCTTTGAGGGTATCGGTTATACCCCTTTGAGTATTTCTTTATTACTGCTCTTCTTTATCCCGTCTGTTGTAGCTATTAAAGCAACTGAAGGTGTTATTACGAGTTCAGTCATTATATTACACATCTATAATTTTAATACGGTCAGTTGGGATATTGTTTGGAATGAGGTAGCGATAATTGTCATCGGAATAGGAGTTGCGCTGCTCTTTAATTTATATATGCCTAATCTTGAAAAAGATCTGAAACAAATAAGGAAGCAAATAGAAGAAAAGTTTTCGATTATTTTGATGGAGTATGCCGTTTATCTTCGTGAAGGAGAAAGTAATTGGGATGGAAAAGAAATCATCGAAGTGGGGGACCTCCTTCAGAACGCGAAGAGCATTGCATTAAAGGATATTGAAAATCACATGCTTCGTGACGACGACAAATATTATGTCTATTTCAAAATGAGAGAAAAGCAATTTGCGATTCTTGAGAGGGTTCTTCCAATCATCTCTTCGCTTGATCAGACGTACATTCACGGCAAGACGATAGCTGAATTTATGGAGAAACTAAGTGACTCCGTTAAACCGCAAAATACGGCAAACGTATTTCTAGATGAGCTGCTTGCTATGAGGGAAGAATTTCGCAATTCACCTCTCCCAGCAGATAGAGCTGAATTTGAGACGAGATCAGCTCTCCTCTATTTCTTAAACGAAATCGAACAGTATTTACTACTGAAACGCTATTTCAAACCAGGTGCTTTTTCAAAATCTGAATGATATTTTTGAACGGATGCATGCTAAATAGAAAAAGGAGTGAACAAAGATGGTTCAACTCTTCTTCTCTATGTTCCTCGCTGCATCCGTTCTTTTTCCATTTGGAGATAAGCCGATCCCGGGTGATCCCTTTATTATTGTTAACAAAGAATCGAATGAGCTCGCTTATCTGAATGAAAATGAAATCGTAAAAGTGATTCCTGTAGCAACAGGACGCAGCTCAGAGCTTACACCTGAAGGGACATTTATGGTTATTGTAAAAGCAGAGAATCCCTACTACCGAAAGAAAAACATACCTGGAGGTAGAGAGGATAATCCGCTTGGAACACGGTGGATCGGGTTTGACGCTCAAAATACTGATGGGCGAATATACGGTCTTCACGGCACCAATCGACCATCTTCAATTGGTGAACACACGACAGCGGGATGTGTGCGTCTGCAAAATAACGAAGTAGAGAAACTATTTGATGAAGTGCCTTATGGAACGAAAATCCTGATTACGTCGAGTGCAGAGTCCTTTCTTGAGCTTGGAAGAAAAGCTGGTGCGTTAACAAAATAGGGCAGCATGAACTAGCATAGCTAAACAATAAACA harbors:
- a CDS encoding L,D-transpeptidase, which gives rise to MVQLFFSMFLAASVLFPFGDKPIPGDPFIIVNKESNELAYLNENEIVKVIPVATGRSSELTPEGTFMVIVKAENPYYRKKNIPGGREDNPLGTRWIGFDAQNTDGRIYGLHGTNRPSSIGEHTTAGCVRLQNNEVEKLFDEVPYGTKILITSSAESFLELGRKAGALTK
- a CDS encoding amino acid ABC transporter permease, giving the protein MNLDFTQFVPNIPYILQGILVTLKFVSVSAIVGFVLGTILALFKIGRVRFLSWIADAYTSVFRGTPLILQLLLFYHATPQLTGYDISAFEAGVLSFGLNSAAYISEIIRAGIRAVDSGQNEAAAALGIPYRPMMRDIILPQAMKNILPALMNEFITLTKESAIVSVIGVFDIMRRSQIVAAEKFKYFEPLLIAGIIYYLLVMVLTLVGKLVERRMSRSD
- a CDS encoding aromatic acid exporter family protein, whose protein sequence is MVVKVKIGYRTLKTAIGTGVAITIAQLFSLENYVSAGILTILCIKPTTKRSFRSSWERFIACILGIVFSAAFFEGIGYTPLSISLLLLFFIPSVVAIKATEGVITSSVIILHIYNFNTVSWDIVWNEVAIIVIGIGVALLFNLYMPNLEKDLKQIRKQIEEKFSIILMEYAVYLREGESNWDGKEIIEVGDLLQNAKSIALKDIENHMLRDDDKYYVYFKMREKQFAILERVLPIISSLDQTYIHGKTIAEFMEKLSDSVKPQNTANVFLDELLAMREEFRNSPLPADRAEFETRSALLYFLNEIEQYLLLKRYFKPGAFSKSE
- a CDS encoding amino acid ABC transporter ATP-binding protein, producing MIKVENLQKKFGNLEVLSDISTSIHKGDVVAVIGPSGSGKSTLLRCMNRLEDATAGSIWIDDQKLTDSQTNIMELRQKIGMVFQHFHLFPHKTVLENLIYAPMKVKGISRKDAEEKAHQLLEQVGLSVKAKEYPKRLSGGQKQRVAIARALAMEPKYMLFDEPTSALDPEMVKEVLDVMKSLGETGMTMVIVTHEMAFAREAADRILFLDGGRLVEEGRPSEFFDRPKTERARTFLEKVL